The following are encoded in a window of Primulina eburnea isolate SZY01 chromosome 4, ASM2296580v1, whole genome shotgun sequence genomic DNA:
- the LOC140830846 gene encoding mediator of RNA polymerase II transcription subunit 28 isoform X1, which produces MLTLAQFTPTNLEVIYSSFTWFCVLVCLKIAMAERQQHESLNATDPSPKEDMISYVMALEAALLPCLPARELQAIDRSPHPSHQIDVERHARDFMEAAKKLQLYFISLQRDDPPTREETLRKEIAMMEEELKVKAELIKKQERLIQGWRSELKEQFDKHNIELERV; this is translated from the exons ATGCTCACGCTGGCACAGTTCACACCCACCAATTTGGAGGTAATTTACTCCTCCTTCACATG GTTTTGTGTATTGGTTTGTTTGAAGATCGCTATGGCTGAAAGACAACAGCATGAATCTTTAAATGCCACTGATCCTTCGCCGAAGGAAGACATGATATCCTACGTGATGGCGTTGGAAGCCGCTTTGTTACCATGCTTACCTGCCAGAGAACTTCAAGCAATTGACCGTTCTCCACATCCTTCTCATCAGA TTGATGTGGAAAGACATGCTAGAGATTTCATGGAGGCGGCAAAAAAGCTTCAGCTCTACTTTATCAGTTTGCAGCGTGATGATCCGCCTACAAGAGAAGAAACCTTAAGGAAG GAAATTGCTATGATGGAAGAAGAGTTGAAAGTAAAGGCCGAGTTGATTAAGAAGCAAGAGAGGCTGATTCAAGGATGGAGGTCTGAGTTGAAAGAGCAATTCGATAAACACAACATTGAGTTAGAAAGAGTGTAA
- the LOC140830845 gene encoding uncharacterized protein, with protein MGKINRRMTLYRCSKKQKLGESFGLTEDDGRRKTRIAEFDDASSSENAQLGISSASVESGSVLSGIPLLARSTEPRPGVIFVFEKASLVLAKLKNNYQIINPDEHATFMKKHNLNRSDYRPDIIHEVLVRLLDSRLNLCGGIQAVYVKTIQGHLIKIEPNLCVPRTLKGFCAMMSQLFQNLSIKGSGRGKCRKLLQVVKNPVTMHLPVGSQKIGLSSTSSKAVNLLKYFDSICNDNDHPLVFVIGAMAHGKIDNEYTDDFIAVSRLPLSAGLCVRRICNALEGQLKIF; from the exons ATGGGTAAAATTAATCGGAGAATGACCTTGTACAGGTGCTCAAAAAAACAAAAGCTGGGAgagagttttggattgacagaaGATGATGGAAGAAGGAAAACGCGCATTGCTGAATTCGATGATGCTTCTAGCTCTGAAAATGCCCAACTGGGAATTTCATCAGCATCTGTGGAGAGTGGTTCTGTTCTGTCAGGAATTCCATTACTTGCTCGTAGCACAGAGCCCAGACCCGGAGTTATCTTTGTTTTCGAGAAGGCTTCTTTGGTACTGGCGAAATTAAAAAAT AACTATCAGATAATTAATCCGGATGAGCATGCTACTTTTATGAAGAAACACAACTTAAATCGAAGTGATTATAGACCTGATATCATTCATGAG GTTCTTGTTCGTCTCTTGGACAGCCGTCTTAATTTGTGTGGTGGAATACAAGCTGTGTATGTTAAAACCATTCAAGGGCATCTTATCAAAATTGAACCCAATTTATGTGTTCCAAGAACGTTGAAGGGATTTTGTGCCATGATGT CCCAGTTGTTTCAGAATTTGAGCATCAAAGGTTCAGGTAGAGGTAAGTGTCGCAAGCTATTACAGGTGGTCAAAAACCCTGTGACCATGCACCTACCAGTTGGTTCACAGAAAATAG GGCTTTCCTCGACTTCTTCAAAAGCTGTGAATTTATTGAAGTATTTTGATAGCATTTGTAATGACAATGACCACCCTCTAGTTTTTGTG ATTGGTGCAATGGCTCATGGGAAGATTGATAATGAGTACACCGATGATTTTATAGCAG TATCTCGACTTCCTTTAAGCGCTGGTCTTTGCGTGAGACGTATATGTAATGCATTGGAGGGACAACTGAAGATTTTCTAA
- the LOC140830846 gene encoding mediator of RNA polymerase II transcription subunit 28 isoform X2, with product MAERQQHESLNATDPSPKEDMISYVMALEAALLPCLPARELQAIDRSPHPSHQIDVERHARDFMEAAKKLQLYFISLQRDDPPTREETLRKEIAMMEEELKVKAELIKKQERLIQGWRSELKEQFDKHNIELERV from the exons ATGGCTGAAAGACAACAGCATGAATCTTTAAATGCCACTGATCCTTCGCCGAAGGAAGACATGATATCCTACGTGATGGCGTTGGAAGCCGCTTTGTTACCATGCTTACCTGCCAGAGAACTTCAAGCAATTGACCGTTCTCCACATCCTTCTCATCAGA TTGATGTGGAAAGACATGCTAGAGATTTCATGGAGGCGGCAAAAAAGCTTCAGCTCTACTTTATCAGTTTGCAGCGTGATGATCCGCCTACAAGAGAAGAAACCTTAAGGAAG GAAATTGCTATGATGGAAGAAGAGTTGAAAGTAAAGGCCGAGTTGATTAAGAAGCAAGAGAGGCTGATTCAAGGATGGAGGTCTGAGTTGAAAGAGCAATTCGATAAACACAACATTGAGTTAGAAAGAGTGTAA